One window of Equus quagga isolate Etosha38 chromosome 4, UCLA_HA_Equagga_1.0, whole genome shotgun sequence genomic DNA carries:
- the EIF4G1 gene encoding eukaryotic translation initiation factor 4 gamma 1 isoform X1: MNKAPQPTGPPPAPSPGLPQPAFPPGQTAPVVFSTPQATQMNTPSQPRQHFYPSRAQPPSSAASRVQSAAPARPGPAAHVYPAGSQVMMIPSQISYPASQGAYYIPGQGRSTYVVPTQQYPVQPGAPGFYPGASPTEFGTYAGAYYPAQGVQQFPTGVAPAPVLMNQAPQIAPKRERKTIRIRDPNQGGKDITEEIMSGARTASTPTPPQTGGGLEPQANGETPQVAVVVRPDDRSQGAIIGGRPGLPGPEHSPSESQPSSPSPTPSPPPVLEPGSEPNLTVLSIPGDTMTTGMIQMSVEESAPMPRETGEPYCLSPEPTPLAEPILEVEVTLSKPIPESEFSSSPLQVSTTLASHKVEILPEPNGTVPSEDLEPEVESSPELAPLPPPTCPSEPPMPIAPTAQPEELLNGAPSPPAVDLSPVSEPKEQAKEVTASVTPPTVLSATSAVAPPATSPAQEEEMEEEEEEGEEGEAGEAGEAEGEKRGEELLPPESTPVPAHQNLEAAVATQVAVSVPKRRRKIKELNKKEAVGDLLDAFKEVNPGVSEVETQPPVGNNPGPEPEGSSVPLRPEEADETWDAKEDKIHNAENIQPGEQKYEYKSDQWKPLNLEEKKRYDREFLLGFQFIFASLQKPEGLPHISDVVLDKANKTPLRPLDPSRLQGINCGPDFTPSFANLGRPALSNRGPPRGGPGGELPRGPQAGLGPRRSQQGPRKEPRKIIATVLMTEDIKLNKAEKAWKPSSKRTAADKDRGEEDADGSKTQDLFRRVRSILNKLTPQMFQQLMKQVTQLAIDTEERLKGVIDLIFEKAISEPNFSVAYANMCRCLMALKVPTTEKPTVTVNFRKLLLNRCQKEFEKDKDDDEVFEKKQKEMDEAATAEERGRLKEELEEARDIARRRSLGNIKFIGELFKLKMLTEAIMHDCVVKLLKNHDEESLECLCRLLTTIGKDLDFEKAKPRMDQYFNQMEKIIKEKKTSSRIRFMLQDVLDLRQSNWVPRRGDQGPKTIDQIHKEAEMEEHREHIKVQQLMAKGSDKRRGGPPGPPISRGLPLVDDGGWNTVPISKGSRPIDTSRLTKITKPGSIDSNNQLFAPGGRLSWGKGSSGGSGAKPSDAASETARPATSTLNRFSALQQAVPTESTDNRRVVQRSSLSRERGEKAGDRGDRLERSERGGDRGDRLDRARTPATKRSFSKEVEERSRERPSQPEGLRKAASLTEDRDRGRDAVKREATLPPVSPPKAALSEEELEKKSKAIIEEYLHLNDMKEAVQCVQELASPSLLFIFVRHGIESTLERSAITREHMGRLLHQLLSAGHLSTAQYYQGLYEILELAEDMEIDIPHVWLYLAELVTPVLQEGGVPMGELFREITKPLRPLGKAASLLLEILGLLCKSMGPKKVGTLWREAGLSWKEFLPEGQDVSAFVAEQKVEYTLGEESEAPSQRLFSSEELSRQLEKLLKEGSSNQRVFDWIEANLSEQQIASNTLVRALMTTVCYSAIIFETSLRVDVAVLKARAKLLQKYLCDEQKELQALYALQALVVTLEQPANLLRMFFDALYDEDVVKEDAFYSWESSKDPAEQQGKGVALKSVTAFFKWLREAEEEESDHN; the protein is encoded by the exons atgaacaaagcTCCACAGCCCACAGGCCCCCCACCCGCCCCATCCCCTGGACTCCCACAG CCAGCGTTTCCCCCGGGGCAGACAGCACCGGTGGTGTTCAGTACGCCACAAGCGACACAAATGAACACGCCTTCTCAGCCCCGCCAG CACTTCTACCCTAGCCGGGCCCAGCCCCCGAGCAGTGCAGCCTCCCGAGTGCAGAGTGCAGCCCCCGCCCGCCCTGGCCCAGCTGCCCATGTCTACCCTGCTGGATCCCAAGTAATGATGATCCCTTCCCAGATCTCCTACCCAGCCTCCCAGGGGGCCTACTACATCCCTGGACAG GGGCGTTCCACGTATGTTGTCCCGACACAGCAGTATCCTGTGCAGCCAGGAGCCCCAGGCTTCTATCCGGGTGCAAGCCCTACTGAGTTTGGGACTTACG ctggCGCCTATTACCCAGCCCAGGGTGTGCAGCAGTTTCCCACTGGCGTGGCCCCTGCTCCAGTTTTGATGAACCAGGCACCCCAGATTGCTCCCAAGAGGGAGCGGAAGACG atcCGAATTCGAGATCCAAACCAAGGAGGGAAAGATATCACAGAGGAGATCATGTCTGGGGCACGCACCGCATCcacacccacccctccccag ACGGGAGGCGGTCTGGAGCCTCAGGCTAATGGGGAGACACCCCAGGTTGCTGTCGTTGTCCGGCCAG ATGACCGGTCGCAGGGAGCAATCATTGGGGGCCGGCCGGGGCTACCTGGCCCAGAGCACAGCCCTTCAGAATCCCAGCCTTCATCACCTTCTCCGACCCCATCACCACCCCCAGTCCTGGAACCGGGATCTGAGCCTAATCTCACGGTCCTCTCTATTCCTGGGGACACTATGACAACCGGGATGATACAGATGTCTGTAGAAGAATCAGCCCCCATGCCACGTGAAACTGGGGAGCCATATTGCCTCTCTCCAGAACCCACTCCCCTTGCTGAACCCATACTGGAAGTAGAAGTGACACTTAGCAAACCAATTCCAGAATCTGAGTTCTCTTCCAGTCCTCTCCAGGTGTCTACCACCCTGGCATCTCACAAGGTGGAAATTCTTCCTGAGCCTAATGGCACAGTCCCATCTGAGGATCTGGAACCAGAAGTGGAGTCGAGCCCAGAGcttgcccctctccctcccccgacTTGTCCCTCTGAACCCCCCATGCCCATTGCTCCAACTGCCCAACCTGAGGAACTGCTCAACGGAGCCCCCTCGCCACCAGCTGTGGACTTAAGCCCAGTCAGTGAGCCAAAGGAACAGGCCAAGGAAGTTACAGCATCAGTGACTCCCCCGACCGTCCTCTCTGCTACTTCAGCTGTTGCTCCTCCAGCTACTTCCCCTGctcaggaggaggaaatggaggaagaggaggaagagggagaagagggagaagcaggagaagCAGGAGAAGCTGAGggtgagaaaagaggagaggaactGCTCCCCCCAGAGAGCACCCCTGTTCCAGCCCACCAGAATTTGGAGGCAGCAGTGGCCACCCAAG TGGCAGTATCTGTGCCAAAGAGGAGACGAAAAATTAAGGAACTCAATAAGAAAGAGGCTGTAGGAGACCTTCTAGATGCCTTCAAGGAG GTGAACCCGGGAGTATCAGAGGTGGAAACTCAGCCTCCTGTAGGCAACAATCCCGGCCCAGAGCCTGAGGGCAGCAGTGTGCCCCTGCGGCCTGAGGAAGCAGATGAGACCTGGGACGCAAAGGAAGACAAAATTCACAATGCTGAGAATATCCAGCCTGGGGAACAGAAGTATGAATATAAGTCAG ATCAGTGGAAGCCTCTAAACCTTGAGGAGAAAAAGCGGTATGACCGTGAGTTCCTGCTTGGCTTTCAGTTCATCTTTGCCAGTCTGCAGAAGCCGGAGGGATTGCCCCATATCAGTGACGTGGTGTTGGATAAG GCCAATAAAACACCACTGCGGCCACTGGATCCCAGTAGACTTCAGGGCATAAATTGTGGCCCAGACTTCACTCCATCCTTTGCCAACCTTGGCCGACCAGCGCTTAGCAACCGTGGGCCCCCAAGGGGTGGGCCAGGTGGGGAGCTGCCCCGAGGGCCG CAGGCTGGTCTAGGACCCCGGCGCTCTCAGCAGGGCCCCCGAAAGGAGCCACGCAAAATCATTGCTACAGTGTTAATGACCGAAGATATAAAGCTGAACAAAGCAGAGAAGGCTTGGAAACCCAGCAGCAAGCGGACGGCGGCTGATAAGGACCGAGGGGAAGAGGATGCTGATGGCAGCAAAACCCAG GACCTGTTCCGCAGGGTGCGCTCCATCCTGAATAAGTTGACACCCCAGATGTTCCAGCAGCTGATGAAGCAGGTGACGCAGCTGGCGATCGACACTGAGGAACGCCTCAAAGGGGTCATTGACCTCATCTTTGAGAAGGCCATTTCAGAGCCCAACTTCTCTGTGGCCTATGCCAACATGTGCCGCTGCCTCATGGCG CTCAAAGTGCCCACTACAGAAAAGCCAACAGTGACTGTGAACTTCCGAAAACTGTTGTTGAATCGATGTCAGAAGGAgtttgaaaaagacaaagatgatgATGAGGTTtttgaaaagaagcaaaaagagatGGATGAAGCTGCTACG GCAGAGGAACGGGGACGCCTGAAGGAAGAGCTGGAAGAGGCTCGAGACATAGCCCGGCGGCGCTCTTTAGGGAATATCAAGTTTATTGGGGAGTTGTTCAAGCTGAAGATGTTAACAGAGGCAATAATGCATGACTGTGTGGTTAAACTACTAAAGAACCATGATGAAGAGTCCCTTGAATGCCTTTGCCGTCTGCTCACCACCATTGGAAAAGACCTGGACTTTGAAAAAGCCAAG cCTCGAATGGATCAGTATTTCAACCAGATGGaaaaaatcattaaggaaaaGAAGACTTCATCCCGAATCCGCTTTATGCTGCAGGACGTGCTGGACCTGCGACAG AGCAATTGGGTGCCGCGCCGAGGGGACCAGGGTCCCAAGACCATTGACCAGATCCACAAGGAGGCTGAGATGGAAGAGCATCGAGAGCACATAAAAGTGCAGCAGCTAATGGCCAAAGGCAGCGACAAGCGTCGGGGTGGCCCCCCAGGCCCACCCATCA GCCGTGGCCTTCCACTTGTGGATGATGGTGGCTGGAACACAGTCCCCATCAGCAAGGGCAGCCGCCCTATTGACACCTCACGACTCACCAAGATCACGAAG CCTGGTTCCATTGATTCTAACAACCAGCTCTTCGCACCTGGAGGGCGATTGAGCTGGGGCAAGGGCAGCAGTGGAGGTTCTGGAGCCAAGCCCTCTGACGCAG CATCAGAAACTGCTCGTCCAGCTACTAGTACCTTGAATCGTTTCTCAGCCCTTCAACAAGCAGTACCTACAGAAAGCACAGATAACAGACGTGTGGTACAGAG GAGTAGCTTGAGCCGGGAACGAGGCGAGAAAGCTGGGGATCGGGGTGACCGCCTAGAACGGAGTGAACGGGGAGGTGACCGTGGAGACCGGCTTGATCGTGCACGGACACCCGCCACCAAGCGGAGCTTCAGCAAGGAAGTGGAGGAGCGGAGTAGAGAGAGGCCCTCCCAGCCTGAGGGACTACGCAAGGCAGCTAGCCTCACGGAGGATCGGGACCGCGGGCGGGATGCTG TGAAGCGAGAAGCCACGCTGCCCCCAGTGAGCCCCCCAAAGGCCGCGCTCtctgaggaggagctggagaagaaATCCAAGGCCATAATTGAGGAGTACCTCCATCTCAATGACATGAAG GAGGCAGTGCAGTGTGTGCAGGAGCTGGCCTCACCCTCCCTGCTCTTCATCTTTGTGCGGCATGGCATCGAGTCTACACTGGAGCGTAGCGCCATTACTCGTGAGCATATGGGGCGGCTGTTGCACCAGCTGCTCTCTGCCGGGCACCTCTCCACTGCTCAGTACTACCAAGG GCTGTATGAAATCCTAGAATTGGCTGAAGACATGGAAATTGACATCCCCCACGTGTGGCTCTACTTAGCAGAACTGGTGACGCCCGTTCTGCAGGAAGGTGGGGTGCCCATGGGGGAGCTGTTCAG GGAGATTACAAAACCTCTGAGACCCTTGGGCAAAGCTGCTTCCCTATTGCTGGAGATCCTAGGGCTCCTATGCAAAAGCATG GGTCCCAAAAAGGTGGGGACGCTGTGGCGAGAGGCTGGACTCAGCtggaaggaatttctgcctgAAGGCCAGGACGTCAGTGCATTTGTGGCTGAACAG AAGGTGGAGTATACCCTGGGCGAGGAGTCAGAAGCTCCCAGTCAGAGGCTGTTCTCCTCCGAGGAGCTGAGCAGGCAGCTGGAGAAGCTGCTGAAGGAGGGCAGCAGTAACCAGCGGGTGTTTGACTGGATAGAG GCCAACTTGAGTGAGCAGCAGATAGCATCCAACACATTAGTTCGAGCCCTCATGACAACTGTCTGCTATTCCGCAATTATCT TTGAGACTTCTCTCCGAGTGGATGTGGCAGTGCTGAAAGCGCGAGCGAAACTGCTACAGAAATACCTGTGTGATGAGCAGAAGGAGCTGCAGGCGCTCTATGCCCTCCAGGCCCTTGTAGTGACCTTAGAACAGCCTGCCA ACCTGCTTCGGATGTTCTTTGATGCGCTGTACGATGAGGACGTGGTGAAGGAGGACGCTTTCTACAGCTGGGAGAGTAGCAAGGACCCCGCTGAGCAGCAGGGCAAGGGCGTGGCCCTTAAATCTGTCACAGCCTTCTTCAAGTGGCTTcgtgaggcagaggaggaggagtcagACCACAACTGA
- the EIF4G1 gene encoding eukaryotic translation initiation factor 4 gamma 1 isoform X8: MNQAPQIAPKRERKTIRIRDPNQGGKDITEEIMSGARTASTPTPPQTGGGLEPQANGETPQVAVVVRPDDRSQGAIIGGRPGLPGPEHSPSESQPSSPSPTPSPPPVLEPGSEPNLTVLSIPGDTMTTGMIQMSVEESAPMPRETGEPYCLSPEPTPLAEPILEVEVTLSKPIPESEFSSSPLQVSTTLASHKVEILPEPNGTVPSEDLEPEVESSPELAPLPPPTCPSEPPMPIAPTAQPEELLNGAPSPPAVDLSPVSEPKEQAKEVTASVTPPTVLSATSAVAPPATSPAQEEEMEEEEEEGEEGEAGEAGEAEGEKRGEELLPPESTPVPAHQNLEAAVATQVAVSVPKRRRKIKELNKKEAVGDLLDAFKEVNPGVSEVETQPPVGNNPGPEPEGSSVPLRPEEADETWDAKEDKIHNAENIQPGEQKYEYKSDQWKPLNLEEKKRYDREFLLGFQFIFASLQKPEGLPHISDVVLDKANKTPLRPLDPSRLQGINCGPDFTPSFANLGRPALSNRGPPRGGPGGELPRGPQAGLGPRRSQQGPRKEPRKIIATVLMTEDIKLNKAEKAWKPSSKRTAADKDRGEEDADGSKTQDLFRRVRSILNKLTPQMFQQLMKQVTQLAIDTEERLKGVIDLIFEKAISEPNFSVAYANMCRCLMALKVPTTEKPTVTVNFRKLLLNRCQKEFEKDKDDDEVFEKKQKEMDEAATAEERGRLKEELEEARDIARRRSLGNIKFIGELFKLKMLTEAIMHDCVVKLLKNHDEESLECLCRLLTTIGKDLDFEKAKPRMDQYFNQMEKIIKEKKTSSRIRFMLQDVLDLRQSNWVPRRGDQGPKTIDQIHKEAEMEEHREHIKVQQLMAKGSDKRRGGPPGPPISRGLPLVDDGGWNTVPISKGSRPIDTSRLTKITKPGSIDSNNQLFAPGGRLSWGKGSSGGSGAKPSDAASETARPATSTLNRFSALQQAVPTESTDNRRVVQRSSLSRERGEKAGDRGDRLERSERGGDRGDRLDRARTPATKRSFSKEVEERSRERPSQPEGLRKAASLTEDRDRGRDAVKREATLPPVSPPKAALSEEELEKKSKAIIEEYLHLNDMKEAVQCVQELASPSLLFIFVRHGIESTLERSAITREHMGRLLHQLLSAGHLSTAQYYQGLYEILELAEDMEIDIPHVWLYLAELVTPVLQEGGVPMGELFREITKPLRPLGKAASLLLEILGLLCKSMGPKKVGTLWREAGLSWKEFLPEGQDVSAFVAEQKVEYTLGEESEAPSQRLFSSEELSRQLEKLLKEGSSNQRVFDWIEANLSEQQIASNTLVRALMTTVCYSAIIFETSLRVDVAVLKARAKLLQKYLCDEQKELQALYALQALVVTLEQPANLLRMFFDALYDEDVVKEDAFYSWESSKDPAEQQGKGVALKSVTAFFKWLREAEEEESDHN; the protein is encoded by the exons ATGAACCAGGCACCCCAGATTGCTCCCAAGAGGGAGCGGAAGACG atcCGAATTCGAGATCCAAACCAAGGAGGGAAAGATATCACAGAGGAGATCATGTCTGGGGCACGCACCGCATCcacacccacccctccccag ACGGGAGGCGGTCTGGAGCCTCAGGCTAATGGGGAGACACCCCAGGTTGCTGTCGTTGTCCGGCCAG ATGACCGGTCGCAGGGAGCAATCATTGGGGGCCGGCCGGGGCTACCTGGCCCAGAGCACAGCCCTTCAGAATCCCAGCCTTCATCACCTTCTCCGACCCCATCACCACCCCCAGTCCTGGAACCGGGATCTGAGCCTAATCTCACGGTCCTCTCTATTCCTGGGGACACTATGACAACCGGGATGATACAGATGTCTGTAGAAGAATCAGCCCCCATGCCACGTGAAACTGGGGAGCCATATTGCCTCTCTCCAGAACCCACTCCCCTTGCTGAACCCATACTGGAAGTAGAAGTGACACTTAGCAAACCAATTCCAGAATCTGAGTTCTCTTCCAGTCCTCTCCAGGTGTCTACCACCCTGGCATCTCACAAGGTGGAAATTCTTCCTGAGCCTAATGGCACAGTCCCATCTGAGGATCTGGAACCAGAAGTGGAGTCGAGCCCAGAGcttgcccctctccctcccccgacTTGTCCCTCTGAACCCCCCATGCCCATTGCTCCAACTGCCCAACCTGAGGAACTGCTCAACGGAGCCCCCTCGCCACCAGCTGTGGACTTAAGCCCAGTCAGTGAGCCAAAGGAACAGGCCAAGGAAGTTACAGCATCAGTGACTCCCCCGACCGTCCTCTCTGCTACTTCAGCTGTTGCTCCTCCAGCTACTTCCCCTGctcaggaggaggaaatggaggaagaggaggaagagggagaagagggagaagcaggagaagCAGGAGAAGCTGAGggtgagaaaagaggagaggaactGCTCCCCCCAGAGAGCACCCCTGTTCCAGCCCACCAGAATTTGGAGGCAGCAGTGGCCACCCAAG TGGCAGTATCTGTGCCAAAGAGGAGACGAAAAATTAAGGAACTCAATAAGAAAGAGGCTGTAGGAGACCTTCTAGATGCCTTCAAGGAG GTGAACCCGGGAGTATCAGAGGTGGAAACTCAGCCTCCTGTAGGCAACAATCCCGGCCCAGAGCCTGAGGGCAGCAGTGTGCCCCTGCGGCCTGAGGAAGCAGATGAGACCTGGGACGCAAAGGAAGACAAAATTCACAATGCTGAGAATATCCAGCCTGGGGAACAGAAGTATGAATATAAGTCAG ATCAGTGGAAGCCTCTAAACCTTGAGGAGAAAAAGCGGTATGACCGTGAGTTCCTGCTTGGCTTTCAGTTCATCTTTGCCAGTCTGCAGAAGCCGGAGGGATTGCCCCATATCAGTGACGTGGTGTTGGATAAG GCCAATAAAACACCACTGCGGCCACTGGATCCCAGTAGACTTCAGGGCATAAATTGTGGCCCAGACTTCACTCCATCCTTTGCCAACCTTGGCCGACCAGCGCTTAGCAACCGTGGGCCCCCAAGGGGTGGGCCAGGTGGGGAGCTGCCCCGAGGGCCG CAGGCTGGTCTAGGACCCCGGCGCTCTCAGCAGGGCCCCCGAAAGGAGCCACGCAAAATCATTGCTACAGTGTTAATGACCGAAGATATAAAGCTGAACAAAGCAGAGAAGGCTTGGAAACCCAGCAGCAAGCGGACGGCGGCTGATAAGGACCGAGGGGAAGAGGATGCTGATGGCAGCAAAACCCAG GACCTGTTCCGCAGGGTGCGCTCCATCCTGAATAAGTTGACACCCCAGATGTTCCAGCAGCTGATGAAGCAGGTGACGCAGCTGGCGATCGACACTGAGGAACGCCTCAAAGGGGTCATTGACCTCATCTTTGAGAAGGCCATTTCAGAGCCCAACTTCTCTGTGGCCTATGCCAACATGTGCCGCTGCCTCATGGCG CTCAAAGTGCCCACTACAGAAAAGCCAACAGTGACTGTGAACTTCCGAAAACTGTTGTTGAATCGATGTCAGAAGGAgtttgaaaaagacaaagatgatgATGAGGTTtttgaaaagaagcaaaaagagatGGATGAAGCTGCTACG GCAGAGGAACGGGGACGCCTGAAGGAAGAGCTGGAAGAGGCTCGAGACATAGCCCGGCGGCGCTCTTTAGGGAATATCAAGTTTATTGGGGAGTTGTTCAAGCTGAAGATGTTAACAGAGGCAATAATGCATGACTGTGTGGTTAAACTACTAAAGAACCATGATGAAGAGTCCCTTGAATGCCTTTGCCGTCTGCTCACCACCATTGGAAAAGACCTGGACTTTGAAAAAGCCAAG cCTCGAATGGATCAGTATTTCAACCAGATGGaaaaaatcattaaggaaaaGAAGACTTCATCCCGAATCCGCTTTATGCTGCAGGACGTGCTGGACCTGCGACAG AGCAATTGGGTGCCGCGCCGAGGGGACCAGGGTCCCAAGACCATTGACCAGATCCACAAGGAGGCTGAGATGGAAGAGCATCGAGAGCACATAAAAGTGCAGCAGCTAATGGCCAAAGGCAGCGACAAGCGTCGGGGTGGCCCCCCAGGCCCACCCATCA GCCGTGGCCTTCCACTTGTGGATGATGGTGGCTGGAACACAGTCCCCATCAGCAAGGGCAGCCGCCCTATTGACACCTCACGACTCACCAAGATCACGAAG CCTGGTTCCATTGATTCTAACAACCAGCTCTTCGCACCTGGAGGGCGATTGAGCTGGGGCAAGGGCAGCAGTGGAGGTTCTGGAGCCAAGCCCTCTGACGCAG CATCAGAAACTGCTCGTCCAGCTACTAGTACCTTGAATCGTTTCTCAGCCCTTCAACAAGCAGTACCTACAGAAAGCACAGATAACAGACGTGTGGTACAGAG GAGTAGCTTGAGCCGGGAACGAGGCGAGAAAGCTGGGGATCGGGGTGACCGCCTAGAACGGAGTGAACGGGGAGGTGACCGTGGAGACCGGCTTGATCGTGCACGGACACCCGCCACCAAGCGGAGCTTCAGCAAGGAAGTGGAGGAGCGGAGTAGAGAGAGGCCCTCCCAGCCTGAGGGACTACGCAAGGCAGCTAGCCTCACGGAGGATCGGGACCGCGGGCGGGATGCTG TGAAGCGAGAAGCCACGCTGCCCCCAGTGAGCCCCCCAAAGGCCGCGCTCtctgaggaggagctggagaagaaATCCAAGGCCATAATTGAGGAGTACCTCCATCTCAATGACATGAAG GAGGCAGTGCAGTGTGTGCAGGAGCTGGCCTCACCCTCCCTGCTCTTCATCTTTGTGCGGCATGGCATCGAGTCTACACTGGAGCGTAGCGCCATTACTCGTGAGCATATGGGGCGGCTGTTGCACCAGCTGCTCTCTGCCGGGCACCTCTCCACTGCTCAGTACTACCAAGG GCTGTATGAAATCCTAGAATTGGCTGAAGACATGGAAATTGACATCCCCCACGTGTGGCTCTACTTAGCAGAACTGGTGACGCCCGTTCTGCAGGAAGGTGGGGTGCCCATGGGGGAGCTGTTCAG GGAGATTACAAAACCTCTGAGACCCTTGGGCAAAGCTGCTTCCCTATTGCTGGAGATCCTAGGGCTCCTATGCAAAAGCATG GGTCCCAAAAAGGTGGGGACGCTGTGGCGAGAGGCTGGACTCAGCtggaaggaatttctgcctgAAGGCCAGGACGTCAGTGCATTTGTGGCTGAACAG AAGGTGGAGTATACCCTGGGCGAGGAGTCAGAAGCTCCCAGTCAGAGGCTGTTCTCCTCCGAGGAGCTGAGCAGGCAGCTGGAGAAGCTGCTGAAGGAGGGCAGCAGTAACCAGCGGGTGTTTGACTGGATAGAG GCCAACTTGAGTGAGCAGCAGATAGCATCCAACACATTAGTTCGAGCCCTCATGACAACTGTCTGCTATTCCGCAATTATCT TTGAGACTTCTCTCCGAGTGGATGTGGCAGTGCTGAAAGCGCGAGCGAAACTGCTACAGAAATACCTGTGTGATGAGCAGAAGGAGCTGCAGGCGCTCTATGCCCTCCAGGCCCTTGTAGTGACCTTAGAACAGCCTGCCA ACCTGCTTCGGATGTTCTTTGATGCGCTGTACGATGAGGACGTGGTGAAGGAGGACGCTTTCTACAGCTGGGAGAGTAGCAAGGACCCCGCTGAGCAGCAGGGCAAGGGCGTGGCCCTTAAATCTGTCACAGCCTTCTTCAAGTGGCTTcgtgaggcagaggaggaggagtcagACCACAACTGA